Proteins encoded in a region of the Paramagnetospirillum magneticum AMB-1 genome:
- a CDS encoding AsnC family transcriptional regulator has product MIERAQASAGALSDPQRHRSEAQVESGGAKGAEAPARRLRGYEIDALDRRLLNEFQQDFPLADRPYAVLGERLGLDEDAVMDRLARLSRGGTISRVGAVFRPHAVGGSTLAAMAVPEHRLDEVADLVNAFPEVNHNYQREHRLNLWFVVTAPSQARVAEVLAEISRRAGLRVLDLPLLEHFHIDLGFDLKWT; this is encoded by the coding sequence ATGATCGAGCGAGCGCAAGCGAGCGCGGGAGCGTTGAGCGACCCGCAGCGGCACCGGAGCGAAGCGCAGGTGGAAAGCGGAGGAGCCAAGGGCGCGGAGGCGCCCGCCCGGCGTCTGAGGGGCTATGAAATAGACGCCCTGGACCGGCGCCTTCTCAACGAGTTCCAGCAGGACTTTCCCCTGGCGGACCGGCCCTATGCGGTGCTGGGCGAGCGTCTGGGGCTGGACGAGGACGCGGTCATGGACCGCCTCGCCCGCCTCAGCCGTGGCGGCACCATCAGCCGGGTCGGCGCGGTGTTCCGGCCCCACGCGGTGGGCGGCTCGACCCTGGCGGCCATGGCGGTGCCCGAGCATCGCCTGGACGAGGTGGCCGATCTGGTCAATGCCTTCCCCGAGGTCAACCACAATTACCAGCGCGAGCACCGGCTGAACCTGTGGTTCGTGGTGACCGCACCCTCCCAGGCACGGGTGGCCGAGGTGCTGGCCGAGATCTCCCGGCGCGCCGGGCTGCGCGTCCTCGACCTGCCGCTGCTGGAACATTTTCACATCGACCTGGGATTCGACCTCAAATGGACTTAA
- a CDS encoding siroheme decarboxylase subunit beta produces the protein MDLSDSDLALVAALAEGLPLVSHPYRAVGAQLGLDEAEVIARIQAMRDGGIIRRFGIIVRHHELGFKANAMAVWAIPDGVVSEVGRVLGDAPEVTLCYRRPPRLPDWPYNLFCMVHGRDRGAVEESIQALVRRFDLGAYPHAVLFSTRRFKQTGARYGRPIPRAAAAE, from the coding sequence ATGGACTTAAGCGACAGCGATCTCGCCCTGGTCGCGGCCCTGGCCGAGGGTCTGCCCCTGGTCTCCCATCCCTACCGGGCAGTGGGGGCGCAACTGGGCCTGGACGAGGCCGAGGTCATCGCCCGCATCCAGGCCATGCGCGATGGCGGCATCATTCGCCGCTTCGGCATCATCGTCCGCCACCACGAATTGGGCTTTAAGGCCAATGCCATGGCGGTGTGGGCCATTCCCGACGGGGTGGTGAGCGAGGTCGGGCGCGTTCTTGGCGACGCCCCCGAGGTGACGTTGTGCTATCGCCGGCCGCCCCGCCTGCCCGACTGGCCCTATAACCTGTTCTGCATGGTCCACGGCCGTGACCGCGGCGCGGTGGAGGAGTCCATCCAGGCGCTGGTGCGGCGCTTCGACCTGGGGGCCTATCCCCATGCGGTGCTGTTTTCCACCCGGCGGTTCAAGCAGACCGGGGCGCGCTATGGACGGCCCATCCCGCGCGCGGCGGCGGCGGAGTAG
- a CDS encoding Lrp/AsnC family transcriptional regulator: MDDIDRAIINTLQGGFPICDRPFDAVAETLGLTGTQLRTRIGKLKADGIISRFGPMWHAERMGGELTLSAMKVPPERFDEVAGIVNAFPEVAHNYAREHALNMWFVVATEKPGRKAEVLAEIETMTGITVHDMPKIQEFYVGLRFEA; this comes from the coding sequence ATGGACGACATTGACCGCGCCATCATCAACACCCTGCAGGGCGGCTTTCCCATCTGCGACCGGCCGTTCGACGCCGTGGCCGAGACCTTGGGGCTGACCGGGACGCAATTGCGGACCCGCATCGGGAAACTGAAGGCCGACGGCATCATCTCGCGCTTCGGCCCCATGTGGCACGCCGAGAGGATGGGCGGTGAACTGACCCTGTCCGCCATGAAGGTGCCGCCCGAGCGCTTCGACGAGGTGGCCGGCATCGTCAATGCCTTCCCCGAGGTGGCGCACAATTACGCCCGCGAGCATGCCCTGAACATGTGGTTCGTGGTCGCCACGGAGAAGCCGGGGCGCAAGGCCGAGGTGCTGGCCGAGATCGAAACCATGACCGGGATCACCGTTCACGACATGCCCAAGATCCAGGAGTTCTACGTGGGTCTGAGGTTCGAGGCATGA
- a CDS encoding siroheme decarboxylase subunit beta produces the protein MSEAKLDPIDRAIVVATQDGLPLVDKPYHDVARQVGVSPDEVMSRMERMLAEGIIRRMGVVPNHYALGYKFNGMTVWDVADEDIAEAGRRVGELDFVSHCYHRPRHLPDWPYSLFAMIHAKEKAGADALVERVAEVLGDLSRGHMVLFSSRILKKTGLRL, from the coding sequence ATGAGCGAAGCGAAGCTCGATCCCATCGACCGCGCCATCGTGGTGGCCACCCAGGACGGGCTGCCGTTGGTGGACAAGCCCTATCACGACGTGGCGCGCCAGGTGGGTGTCTCGCCGGACGAGGTGATGAGCCGCATGGAGCGGATGCTGGCCGAGGGCATCATCCGCCGCATGGGAGTCGTGCCCAACCACTACGCCCTGGGCTACAAGTTCAACGGCATGACCGTCTGGGACGTGGCGGACGAGGACATCGCCGAGGCTGGGCGGCGGGTGGGCGAGTTGGATTTCGTCAGCCATTGCTACCACCGGCCGCGCCACCTGCCCGATTGGCCCTACTCGCTGTTCGCCATGATCCACGCCAAGGAAAAGGCCGGCGCCGATGCCCTGGTGGAGCGTGTCGCCGAGGTTCTGGGCGATCTGTCGCGTGGCCACATGGTGCTGTTCTCGTCGCGCATCCTCAAGAAGACCGGCCTTCGGCTGTAG
- the nirJ gene encoding heme d1 biosynthesis radical SAM protein NirJ — protein sequence MFRVSQFMQELVAPSPVGPRRDPPGPVVIWNLIRRCNLACKHCYSISADKDFAGELSTDEVFGVMKDLKSFRVPVLILSGGEPLLRPDIFDIAIRAKEMGFYTALSSNGTLIDDPIADRIAEIGFNYVGISIDGIDSTHDRFRARQGAFAESMGGIRRCVKRGIKVGLRFTMTMDNAAELPQVVDLMESEGVAKFYFSHLNYAGRGNKNRLDDATMQVTRNAMDYLFDTAWAHAAAGREREFVTGNNDADGPYFLSWVQRHHPDKAAHIAAKLVQWGGNASGINVANIDNLGEVHPDTMWWNHKLGNVRDRPFSAIWPDTSDSLMAGLKARPRPVEGRCAACAHLDMCNGNTRVRAQRVTGNAWAEDPGCYLSDEEIGLA from the coding sequence TTGTTCCGCGTTTCCCAGTTCATGCAAGAACTCGTCGCCCCCAGCCCAGTGGGGCCGCGCCGCGATCCGCCTGGCCCGGTGGTGATCTGGAACCTGATCCGCCGCTGCAACCTCGCCTGCAAGCACTGCTATTCCATCTCGGCCGACAAGGACTTCGCCGGCGAGCTGTCCACCGACGAGGTGTTCGGCGTGATGAAGGACCTCAAGTCCTTCCGCGTGCCGGTGCTGATCCTGTCAGGCGGCGAGCCGCTGCTGCGCCCCGACATCTTCGACATCGCCATCCGCGCCAAGGAGATGGGCTTCTACACCGCGCTGTCGTCCAACGGCACCCTGATCGACGATCCCATCGCCGACCGCATCGCCGAGATCGGCTTCAATTACGTGGGCATCAGCATCGACGGCATCGATTCCACCCATGACCGCTTCCGGGCGCGCCAGGGGGCCTTCGCCGAATCCATGGGCGGCATCCGTCGCTGCGTGAAGAGGGGCATCAAGGTGGGCCTGCGCTTCACCATGACCATGGACAACGCCGCCGAACTGCCCCAGGTGGTGGACCTGATGGAGAGCGAAGGGGTGGCGAAGTTCTACTTTTCCCACCTGAACTATGCCGGGCGCGGCAACAAGAACCGCCTGGACGACGCCACCATGCAGGTGACCCGCAACGCCATGGATTATCTGTTCGATACCGCCTGGGCCCACGCCGCGGCCGGGCGCGAGCGGGAATTCGTCACCGGCAACAACGATGCCGACGGCCCCTATTTCCTCTCCTGGGTGCAGCGCCATCACCCGGACAAGGCCGCCCATATCGCCGCCAAGCTGGTGCAGTGGGGCGGCAACGCCTCGGGCATCAATGTGGCCAACATCGACAATCTGGGCGAGGTCCACCCCGACACCATGTGGTGGAACCACAAGCTGGGCAATGTGCGCGACCGGCCGTTCTCGGCCATCTGGCCCGATACCTCGGATTCCCTGATGGCCGGTCTCAAGGCGCGGCCCCGGCCGGTGGAGGGGCGCTGTGCCGCCTGTGCCCATCTCGACATGTGCAACGGCAACACAAGGGTGCGGGCCCAGCGGGTGACCGGCAACGCCTGGGCGGAAGACCCGGGCTGTTACCTGAGCGACGAGGAGATCGGACTGGCATGA
- a CDS encoding nitrite reductase, with protein MTILATPTLAAEDAPRLYAEHCAACHGGDRLGAIGPALLPENLGRLRKAEAEKVIAQGRPATQMPAHGDKLNAEQIKALAEYVYTPLAAVPAWGMAEIKASRVINVDPASLPAKPQWNTDPLNLFTVVETGDHHVTILDGESFKPLTRFQSRFALHGGAKYSPDGRFVYLASRDGWITKYDLYTLQIVAEIRAGVNTRNVAVSHDGRFLMVGNMLPHTLVALDARDLTPLQVIPVVGDAGATSRVSAVYTAPPRASFVVALKDLPEVWEIPYADDAGPVMNGFVHSYEKGHEEGISPGGRFQAIRIRIPDFLDDFFFDRTYERAMGASRDGTKGLVVDLDIKRKIAEIDLPGMPHLGSGIIFAKDGHDYMATPHLKEAVVSIIDMQTWKTVKRIPTLGPGFFMRSHENTGYAWIDVSMGKEKDAIQIIDLSAMEIVRTLRPAPGRTTAHAEFDRSGKHVLISVMEAEGELIVFDAESFEVVTRMPMKRPVGKYNVFNKINYSSGTSH; from the coding sequence ATGACAATTCTCGCCACCCCCACCCTGGCGGCCGAGGACGCGCCGCGCCTCTATGCCGAGCATTGCGCCGCCTGTCATGGCGGCGACCGGCTGGGCGCCATCGGCCCGGCCCTGCTGCCGGAGAATCTGGGGCGGCTGCGGAAGGCCGAGGCCGAGAAGGTCATCGCCCAGGGCCGCCCGGCCACCCAGATGCCCGCCCATGGCGACAAGCTGAACGCCGAGCAGATCAAGGCCCTGGCCGAATACGTCTACACGCCGCTGGCGGCGGTGCCCGCCTGGGGCATGGCGGAGATCAAGGCATCGCGGGTGATCAACGTGGACCCGGCCAGCCTGCCGGCCAAGCCGCAATGGAATACCGATCCCCTGAACCTGTTCACGGTGGTGGAGACCGGCGACCATCACGTCACCATCCTGGACGGCGAGTCCTTCAAGCCGCTGACCCGTTTCCAGAGCCGCTTCGCCCTGCATGGCGGCGCCAAGTACTCGCCCGACGGCCGCTTCGTCTATCTGGCGTCCCGCGACGGCTGGATCACCAAGTACGACCTTTACACCCTGCAGATCGTCGCCGAGATCCGCGCCGGGGTGAACACCCGCAACGTGGCCGTCTCCCATGACGGGCGCTTCCTGATGGTCGGCAACATGCTGCCCCATACCCTGGTGGCGCTCGACGCCCGCGACCTGACGCCGCTGCAGGTGATTCCGGTGGTGGGCGACGCGGGAGCCACCTCGCGGGTCTCGGCGGTCTATACCGCGCCGCCGCGCGCCAGCTTCGTGGTGGCGCTGAAGGACCTTCCCGAGGTCTGGGAGATTCCCTACGCCGACGATGCCGGGCCGGTGATGAACGGCTTCGTCCATTCCTACGAGAAGGGCCACGAGGAGGGCATCAGCCCCGGCGGCCGCTTCCAGGCCATCCGCATCCGCATTCCCGACTTCCTCGACGACTTCTTCTTCGACCGCACCTACGAGCGGGCCATGGGGGCGTCCCGCGACGGCACCAAGGGCCTGGTGGTGGATCTCGACATCAAGCGCAAGATCGCCGAGATCGACCTGCCCGGCATGCCGCATCTGGGCTCGGGCATCATCTTCGCCAAGGACGGCCATGATTACATGGCGACGCCGCACCTGAAGGAGGCGGTGGTCAGCATCATCGACATGCAGACCTGGAAGACGGTGAAGCGCATTCCCACCCTGGGGCCGGGCTTCTTCATGCGCTCGCACGAGAACACCGGCTATGCCTGGATCGACGTGTCCATGGGCAAGGAAAAGGACGCCATCCAGATCATCGACCTGTCCGCCATGGAGATCGTCCGGACGCTGCGCCCCGCGCCGGGCCGCACCACCGCCCATGCCGAGTTCGACCGTTCGGGCAAGCACGTGCTGATCTCGGTGATGGAGGCCGAGGGCGAGCTGATCGTCTTCGACGCCGAAAGCTTCGAGGTGGTGACCCGCATGCCCATGAAACGGCCGGTGGGCAAGTACAACGTCTTCAACAAGATCAATTATTCAAGCGGCACCAGTCATTAG
- a CDS encoding alpha/beta hydrolase: MIRLFPILAALPLLCGLHASPAAAENRLILYTVGAGVPEAPPPVLARFRDQGWTIRINRVPVDFRREHDFGKALFDQARAARGEGYSRVVLAGRSFGAWVSLIANSSWSTPVDGGGIHAVIALDATVSAETARHGRQWHDYKFMDVIKTQDPTRLGVMVLDGDAEEGRGREDEIRRTLRRPGIPHVVVYEPAPPPLDSEDFARRWGDCLATLLGDEVPSPPANDWCRLNN, encoded by the coding sequence ATGATCCGCCTTTTTCCAATCCTGGCCGCCCTGCCCTTGCTATGCGGCCTCCATGCCAGCCCGGCCGCGGCCGAGAATCGCCTGATCCTCTACACGGTCGGCGCGGGCGTCCCCGAGGCCCCTCCCCCGGTGCTGGCCCGCTTCCGCGACCAGGGCTGGACGATCCGCATCAATCGGGTGCCGGTGGATTTCCGCCGCGAGCACGATTTCGGCAAGGCCCTGTTCGACCAGGCCCGGGCGGCGCGGGGCGAAGGCTATTCCCGGGTGGTGCTGGCCGGGCGCTCCTTCGGCGCCTGGGTGTCGCTGATCGCCAATTCCTCGTGGTCGACGCCGGTGGATGGCGGCGGCATCCATGCGGTGATCGCCCTGGACGCCACGGTCAGCGCCGAGACGGCCCGCCATGGCCGCCAGTGGCACGACTACAAGTTCATGGACGTGATCAAGACCCAGGACCCCACCCGCCTCGGGGTGATGGTCCTGGACGGCGATGCCGAGGAAGGCCGTGGCCGCGAGGATGAGATCCGCCGCACCCTCCGCCGCCCCGGCATTCCCCATGTGGTGGTCTACGAACCGGCGCCGCCCCCCCTGGACAGCGAGGACTTCGCCCGGCGCTGGGGAGATTGCCTCGCCACCCTGCTGGGCGACGAGGTTCCCTCACCGCCGGCTAATGACTGGTGCCGCTTGAATAATTGA
- a CDS encoding cache domain-containing protein, whose translation MGFSFDEKAISRVHLIGTVLVVGCLVLGLGFFFVRQITAEAEDAIRALEVQELQKSQDLLVQQVETAKGFLTTLRLQTEEVLKHEIREQVDEAHALAQAIYDQEKGRRSEEDIKRLITEALRPLRFFDGKGYFFIDGMDGSCVLLPIGPSREGSSLLNNRDDTGHYIMRGLIEAARKPVGEGYSRYRWYAPGDPEKMAAKIAYVRHFAPFDWLIGTGQYVAEVEDRLKVSALDRIRLFRFGRDASGYIVVIDDRERILVSPSRPWNEGKTVSDLEPEQRNAARPIVEQGRKGDGFIRYDWAREGGSGAVSTKLSYVSRLEDWNWTLAAGVYLDEISVKSDERRAALARSIEDKRKLTLAALAIGLGVALAAGIFFSRLVARLVARYKLDLTHQNDQLRRSARDLFLINSIVDSSAELAFLADGEWNLIYANPFALEKLGWSLDQMSGRRLDAIADSLAVPAADGDRHSWRFEAALPTHDGRALPVEVLARDLLHEGVLYHVALARDITERQRWEADLCAKTAQLEHSNADLEQFAYVASHDLREPLRMVSSYLSLLERRYGQLLDSDGLEFLGFAKDGAQRLDRLVLDLLEFSRIDRRGSPLAPMPVRPAVDVAARNLSVAMAEGGATLVLEDALDRAVVLGDSGQITRLLQNLIGNAIKYRSDGRPPRIVIGCRRDGACWELSVSDNGIGIEPQYFERIFGIFQRLHTRDRFEGTGIGLAIAKKIVERHGGRIWVDSRPGEGSSFHFTLPAAAA comes from the coding sequence GTGGGGTTTTCGTTCGACGAGAAGGCGATTTCCCGGGTTCATCTCATCGGCACGGTCCTTGTGGTCGGTTGCCTGGTGCTGGGGCTGGGATTCTTTTTCGTCCGCCAGATCACCGCCGAAGCCGAAGACGCCATTCGCGCCCTGGAAGTCCAGGAACTGCAGAAGAGCCAGGACCTGCTGGTCCAGCAGGTCGAGACCGCCAAGGGCTTCCTGACCACCTTGCGCCTGCAGACCGAAGAGGTGCTCAAGCACGAAATCCGCGAGCAGGTGGACGAGGCCCATGCCCTGGCCCAGGCCATCTACGACCAGGAAAAGGGGCGGCGTTCCGAAGAGGACATCAAGCGCCTGATCACCGAGGCCCTGCGTCCGCTGCGCTTTTTCGACGGCAAGGGGTATTTCTTCATCGACGGCATGGACGGGTCCTGCGTGCTGCTGCCCATCGGGCCGTCGCGGGAAGGCTCGTCCCTGCTGAACAACCGCGACGATACCGGCCATTACATCATGCGCGGCCTGATCGAGGCGGCGCGCAAGCCGGTGGGCGAGGGCTATTCCCGATATCGCTGGTATGCGCCCGGAGACCCCGAGAAGATGGCCGCCAAGATCGCCTATGTCCGCCATTTCGCCCCCTTCGACTGGCTGATCGGCACCGGGCAGTACGTGGCCGAAGTGGAAGACCGGCTGAAGGTTTCCGCCCTGGACCGAATTCGGCTGTTCCGCTTCGGCCGGGACGCGTCGGGCTATATCGTGGTGATCGATGACCGCGAGCGCATCCTGGTGTCGCCGTCGCGGCCGTGGAACGAGGGCAAGACCGTGTCGGACCTGGAGCCGGAGCAGCGGAACGCCGCCCGGCCCATCGTCGAGCAGGGGCGCAAGGGGGACGGGTTCATTCGCTATGACTGGGCCAGGGAGGGCGGAAGCGGCGCGGTTTCGACCAAGCTGTCCTACGTCTCGCGGCTGGAGGACTGGAACTGGACCCTGGCGGCGGGGGTGTATCTCGACGAGATTTCCGTAAAGAGTGACGAACGCCGGGCGGCGCTGGCCCGCAGCATCGAGGACAAGCGCAAGCTGACACTGGCGGCCCTGGCCATCGGCCTGGGCGTCGCCCTGGCCGCCGGCATCTTCTTCTCGCGTCTGGTGGCCCGTCTGGTCGCCCGCTACAAGCTTGACCTCACCCATCAGAACGACCAGTTGCGCCGATCCGCCCGGGACCTGTTCCTGATCAACTCCATCGTGGATTCCTCGGCCGAACTGGCCTTTCTGGCCGATGGCGAGTGGAACCTGATCTACGCCAATCCGTTCGCGCTGGAAAAGCTCGGCTGGTCGCTGGACCAGATGTCGGGTCGCCGGCTGGACGCCATCGCCGATTCCCTGGCGGTCCCGGCCGCTGATGGCGACCGCCATTCCTGGCGCTTCGAGGCCGCCCTGCCGACTCATGACGGCCGTGCCCTGCCCGTGGAGGTCCTGGCCCGCGACCTCCTGCACGAGGGCGTGCTCTACCACGTGGCTCTGGCCCGCGACATTACCGAGCGGCAGCGCTGGGAGGCCGATCTGTGCGCCAAGACCGCCCAGCTCGAGCATTCCAATGCCGATCTCGAACAGTTCGCCTATGTGGCCAGCCATGACCTGCGCGAGCCCTTGCGCATGGTCTCCAGCTACCTCTCCCTGCTGGAGCGGCGCTATGGCCAGCTTCTCGATTCCGACGGGCTCGAATTCCTGGGCTTTGCCAAGGATGGGGCGCAGCGTCTGGACCGCTTGGTTCTCGACCTGCTGGAATTCTCGCGCATCGACCGGCGCGGTTCGCCCCTGGCGCCCATGCCGGTCCGCCCAGCGGTGGATGTGGCCGCCCGCAACCTGTCGGTGGCCATGGCGGAGGGCGGCGCGACGCTTGTCCTGGAGGACGCCCTGGATCGGGCGGTCGTTCTCGGCGACAGCGGCCAGATCACCCGGCTGCTGCAGAACCTGATCGGCAACGCCATCAAGTACCGCTCGGACGGGCGGCCGCCCCGGATCGTCATCGGCTGTCGCCGCGATGGCGCGTGCTGGGAGCTGTCGGTCAGCGACAACGGAATCGGGATCGAGCCCCAGTATTTCGAGCGCATCTTCGGCATCTTCCAGCGCCTGCACACCCGCGACAGGTTCGAGGGCACCGGCATCGGCCTGGCCATCGCCAAGAAGATCGTCGAACGCCACGGCGGGCGGATCTGGGTCGACAGCCGGCCCGGCGAGGGAAGTTCCTTCCACTTCACCCTGCCGGCGGCGGCCGCCTGA
- a CDS encoding sensor histidine kinase has product MMMMLLRKKGRENRIGRRLIVLIVTFSSFLALLATAYQLIHEYRQQRADMDDQLEEVRIFLPPITGSVWTLDEQQITLALDSLTRLPHVEHVVITTVDSRNTWSSGTIKSGRLLSRQYPLSREIRGETQRIATLDVTASLDGIYDRLLSQAITILASNAIKTFLVAAFMYVIFSHLVTRRVEELARSVGNLVPESLMTQASIYDERLGFPENGDEIDRLRWAYDNIGRQLHLAAQDLRDRHDELQHEIQERTRAESDLQQVIAELSRTNAELERFAYVAAHDLQEPVRGLVSFSQLLERKYAVDLEGEGKDYLRFIIAEAQRMSNLVRDLLEYSRAGGAGLTVATVDCAELVESVVQSLRPRIEQKGARLEIGPLPSLSADRGQLYQVFHNLLGNALKYGAENAVPEVRISAERDGAAWRFAVADNGIGIDAQYHDYVFEVFRRLHTTAAYSGTGIGLAICKRIVESHGGRMCLTSTPGQGSTFFFTIPDQVAEQAAVTAQA; this is encoded by the coding sequence ATGATGATGATGCTGTTGCGCAAGAAGGGACGGGAAAACAGGATCGGCCGCCGCCTGATCGTTCTGATCGTCACATTCAGCTCCTTTCTGGCCTTATTGGCGACCGCCTATCAGCTTATCCACGAATACCGGCAACAACGTGCCGACATGGACGATCAACTGGAGGAGGTCAGGATCTTCCTGCCGCCCATTACGGGCAGCGTCTGGACTCTTGACGAGCAACAGATCACCCTGGCCCTGGATTCCCTGACCCGGCTTCCCCATGTGGAGCACGTGGTGATCACCACGGTGGACAGCCGCAACACCTGGTCGTCGGGCACGATCAAGTCCGGGCGCCTTCTCAGCCGCCAATACCCCCTTTCGCGCGAAATCCGCGGCGAGACGCAGCGGATCGCCACCCTGGACGTCACGGCCAGCCTGGACGGCATCTATGACCGCCTGCTGAGCCAGGCCATCACCATCTTGGCCAGCAACGCGATAAAGACCTTCCTGGTCGCGGCGTTCATGTACGTGATCTTCAGCCACCTCGTCACCCGGCGGGTCGAGGAACTGGCCCGCAGCGTCGGCAATCTGGTGCCGGAATCCCTGATGACGCAGGCGTCAATTTATGACGAACGCCTGGGCTTTCCCGAGAATGGCGACGAGATCGACCGTCTGCGCTGGGCCTATGACAACATCGGCCGCCAGTTGCACCTTGCGGCGCAGGATTTGCGCGACCGCCACGACGAATTGCAGCATGAAATCCAGGAACGTACTCGGGCGGAAAGCGACCTGCAGCAGGTGATCGCCGAACTGTCGCGGACCAATGCCGAACTGGAACGCTTCGCCTATGTGGCCGCCCACGACCTGCAGGAGCCGGTGCGCGGCCTGGTCAGCTTCTCCCAGTTGCTCGAGCGCAAATACGCGGTCGATCTGGAGGGCGAGGGTAAGGACTACCTGCGCTTCATCATCGCCGAGGCGCAACGCATGTCCAATCTGGTGCGCGACCTGCTGGAATACAGCCGGGCCGGCGGCGCCGGCCTGACGGTGGCCACCGTGGATTGCGCCGAACTGGTCGAGTCCGTGGTCCAGAGCCTGCGGCCGCGCATCGAGCAGAAGGGAGCCCGGCTGGAAATCGGCCCGTTGCCAAGCCTGTCCGCCGACCGGGGACAATTGTATCAGGTCTTCCACAACCTGCTGGGCAATGCCCTCAAATACGGCGCCGAGAATGCCGTCCCCGAGGTGCGGATCAGCGCCGAGCGGGACGGCGCGGCCTGGCGCTTCGCGGTGGCCGACAACGGCATCGGCATCGACGCGCAGTACCATGACTACGTCTTCGAGGTGTTCCGCCGCCTCCACACCACCGCGGCCTATTCCGGCACCGGCATTGGCCTGGCCATCTGCAAGCGCATCGTGGAAAGCCATGGCGGCCGCATGTGCCTGACCTCCACCCCGGGCCAGGGCTCCACCTTCTTCTTCACCATTCCCGATCAGGTGGCCGAACAGGCGGCGGTGACGGCCCAGGCCTGA
- a CDS encoding substrate-binding periplasmic protein, producing the protein MTMGRPTRFFAGLILLLAGASAAAAAEPRVLEYSYPDQSVWTTRLDARGEPDNPLLRLAAPLFQQAGIPWRARGLPAARLFEHLRDGQTDFSILVKGTVLDKCCLISKRPVAGTELRVYHRKGKRPITSREDLAGKEVITVHGYTYGSLLPFIKDPANRIGNNGTVSHESAFAMLERGRADYLLDYAGPAQEVLAERPIRDLEYDVIDRLDVHLVLNRTFPDAEALMSRLETIAAGLTIEGVPKPNLK; encoded by the coding sequence ATGACCATGGGCAGGCCAACCCGTTTCTTTGCGGGACTAATCCTTCTCCTGGCGGGGGCATCCGCCGCCGCCGCGGCAGAGCCGCGAGTCCTTGAATACTCCTATCCTGACCAGTCGGTGTGGACCACCCGCCTAGATGCCCGAGGCGAGCCCGACAATCCGCTGCTGCGCCTGGCCGCGCCCCTGTTCCAGCAGGCGGGCATTCCCTGGCGGGCGCGCGGGCTGCCGGCGGCGCGCCTGTTCGAGCATCTGCGCGATGGCCAGACCGACTTTTCCATCCTGGTGAAGGGAACGGTGCTGGACAAGTGCTGCCTGATCAGCAAGCGGCCAGTGGCCGGCACCGAATTGCGGGTCTACCATCGCAAGGGCAAACGCCCCATCACCTCCAGGGAGGATCTGGCCGGCAAGGAGGTGATCACCGTCCACGGCTATACTTACGGCAGCCTCCTGCCTTTCATCAAGGACCCGGCCAACCGCATCGGCAACAACGGAACCGTCAGCCATGAATCGGCCTTTGCCATGCTGGAGCGCGGGCGAGCCGACTACCTGCTGGATTATGCCGGACCGGCCCAGGAGGTCCTGGCGGAGCGGCCGATCCGCGACCTGGAATACGACGTCATCGACCGCCTCGACGTGCATCTGGTCCTCAACCGGACCTTCCCCGACGCCGAGGCACTCATGAGTCGGCTGGAAACCATTGCCGCGGGATTGACCATCGAAGGCGTTCCAAAGCCAAACCTAAAGTAG